Genomic DNA from Lactuca sativa cultivar Salinas chromosome 8, Lsat_Salinas_v11, whole genome shotgun sequence:
taTATAGGTAACTTGAATCAGCCAAAATACGGGCATTTGAAGGAGCTTCATGATGTTCTTCATTCAATGGAAAACATTCTTACACATGGAAATATTACAAACATTAATTTTGGCAATTCAGTTTcggtaattctttttttttttttttttttcgtttcatttatacttaaataatcactaattatattaATCTTTTGATATTATAAGGGCACAATATATGcgacaacaaatggacaaagttGCTTCTTTGTCAATGCCAACACTACAACAGATGCTGATATTGTTTACGAAGGAAACCACTACAATATCCCTGCTTGGTCCGTTAGCATACTTCGTAACTGTAAACAAGAAATTTACAACACTGCTAAGGTAAGaataaaaattcaaataaaaCCCGAATacattcatatatttatttattattgaaaAATGGTTAATTTCTTGATAGGTAAATACTGAAAGTTGGGTCATGAAAAAGCAATGTAACGAAGCAGAAAGTGAACCCGAAGCATTAAAATGGGTATGGAGGCCGGAGTTAATTGACGATTTAGCCCTTAGAGGCACTGGTAGAGTTAGTGCCAAGAAACTTATTGATCAGAAAGTTGCAAATGATGTTAGTGATTACTTGTGGTACATGACAAAGTAATAATTTTAACTCTTCTTATTTAAATttaacaaagtttttaaaatttatcaTATTCTAACCAAGTTTTGTAATTCTATGCATAGTTTCTACCTTACTAAAAACGACCCATTATGGAGCGATGATATGAGTCTGAGAGTCAACGCTACTGGTCAAGTTCTTCATGTATATGTAAATGGCGAGTATCTTAGTGACCAAAGTGCTACATATGGTGTTTTTAATTATGTGTTTGAGAAGAAAATCAAGTTGAACCCTGGTCCTAATAAGATCATTCTACTCAGTGCCACAATCGGGTTGCAGGTAATTTTCAATAATTTTGTAAAAGACCGAATCAAAGATAATTTCTGTTTTATAGTAATATTTTGTTGACATTTTGTGCAGAATTATGGGCCAAAATTCGATTTGATTCAAACAGGAGTCCCTGGTCCTGTCCAAATTATAGGAAAGAAAGGAGACGAGACAATAATCAAAGACTTATCAACCAAAAAATGGTATTACAAAGTTGGATTGGATGGATTTGACAACAAATTCttttctggaaatacatccgaaTGGCGAGTTGATGATCTTCCTATTTCTCAAAGGATGATTTGGTACAAGGTATTTATGGAATCAATAATCAAACCAAAATCTGTTTTTGTTAATGGTTTTGATTAATGAAATCTCTGTTAATTGTTTGTAATCAGACAACATTCAAGGCTCCATTAGGAAACGAACCTGTGTCATTGGATCTGGAAGGATTAGGTAAAGGCGTCGCTTGGGTTAACGGGAACAACATCGGAAGATACTGGCCGAGCTACATCGCTCAACAAACCGGTTGCTCGAATGAAGCTTGTGATTATCGTGGGCCATATAATAATACCAAATGCGTAACAAATTGCGGTAAACCTACGCAAAAATGGTAAGATTTCTAGGGTATAATTGGGGTTTTGGTTGGGTTTGTTTTGAGGCTAAATTGTTTGAAATTATCGATTTAGGTACCATGTTCCTCGATCGTTTTTGGTGAATGGTGAGAATGAATTGGTCCTTTTTGAAGAATACGGAGGCAATCCAATGTCGGTGAATTTCCAGACAGTTAGGGTTGGGAGGACATGTGGTAATGCGTATGAGAACAAGACGATGGAGATTTCGTGCAAAAATCGATCGATTTCTTCTATTCGATTTGCTTCGTTTGGTGATGTGAAAGGAAGCTGTGGGTCGTTTAGGAAAGGAAGTTGTCAAGCGAAAAATGACGTGATCTCTGTAATTCAGAAGGTATGGAAGTAATTTATATGATCTActtgttttgttgttttgaattgATACTAATGTTACTGAATCTTGCAGGAATGTGTTGGAAAAGAAGTATGTTCGATTGAAGCAAATGAAGGAGTATTTGGATCAACGAATTGCGATCATGGTATTAGAAAGAGATTAGTTGTGGAGGCAGTTTGTGCttgattttttttagtttgtTAGGTTTTCTTAGGGTTTTATGACTatgtttatttttagtttgttagtttttttagggttttatgactGTTTATTTTGTATTGTGCAGAAGGATTTGATATGTTCATATTTGATGGATTTAGGGATGGAAATTGTTAATCGTTTGAATTCATTAGTACATTGATTCTAGCATTCTACCAACGGGAGGTAAATGTTTACCTCTTTAAATTTGAAGCTAATAACCAACAAGTAATGTAGTATATTAGTGCAAAACTTAAAAACCTATCTCCATATTTATGCAAGTTATTGTGAAAAATTGGCATGCAATGAAAGCGGAGAAATTATAAAATCCAAAAGTAAACCAAGcggctttttcaatgttttaaaacccgaGTGGACGTGGCTGGTTCAACCAGTTGGATCGTGACCCAGGATAGAAAGTGGGTCAATTGAGAAtggttttttataaaaatacggACCGGATCAAATCGGCCGGGTTGACCCGTGAACCGATCATCACACCGGGTCAACTAAAAacccgggttttaaaacattggatttttttttttatagaaaaaccaAATAGGTTTGTCAGATCTGATGATTTGTAACCCGATTTCATAAAGGTTGCCACCTTTTTTAACCGCTTTGCAAAATTGGATTTTATCcggaatatatttatatattttaaaaccaCATATAATAATACTATCTTTTTTGTTGAAGTAAA
This window encodes:
- the LOC111900967 gene encoding beta-galactosidase 15-like encodes the protein MTSFKFHCLLKLCLVLLLCFFNTINATEVSHDGRAITIDGQRRIIISGSIHYPRSTAEMWPDLIRKAKEGGVDAIETYVFWNAHEPLPRKYDFSGNLDLIRFIKTIQSEGLYAVLRIGPYVCAEWNYGGLPVWLHNMPGIELRTANTVFMNEMQNFTTKIVNMVKEENLFAAQGGPIILAQIENEYGNVISSYGAAGKAYIDWCANMANSLDIGVPWIMCQQPDAPQPMINTCNGWYCDNFTPNNPNSPKMWTENWTGWFKNWGGLDPKRTAEDVAFAVARFFQSGGTFQNYYMYHGGTNFGRTAGGPYITTSYDYDAPLDEYGNLNQPKYGHLKELHDVLHSMENILTHGNITNINFGNSVSGTIYATTNGQSCFFVNANTTTDADIVYEGNHYNIPAWSVSILRNCKQEIYNTAKVNTESWVMKKQCNEAESEPEALKWVWRPELIDDLALRGTGRVSAKKLIDQKVANDVSDYLWYMTNFYLTKNDPLWSDDMSLRVNATGQVLHVYVNGEYLSDQSATYGVFNYVFEKKIKLNPGPNKIILLSATIGLQNYGPKFDLIQTGVPGPVQIIGKKGDETIIKDLSTKKWYYKVGLDGFDNKFFSGNTSEWRVDDLPISQRMIWYKTTFKAPLGNEPVSLDLEGLGKGVAWVNGNNIGRYWPSYIAQQTGCSNEACDYRGPYNNTKCVTNCGKPTQKWYHVPRSFLVNGENELVLFEEYGGNPMSVNFQTVRVGRTCGNAYENKTMEISCKNRSISSIRFASFGDVKGSCGSFRKGSCQAKNDVISVIQKECVGKEVCSIEANEGVFGSTNCDHGIRKRLVVEAVCA